The nucleotide sequence TAACCACTATCTTTTGTGTTTTCTTGTTGAAAAGGGAATGCCATTTGGATTTCTTCTGGTCATCTTCCTCATAAAGATATTTGTGCAAATAGAGTTTCAATAGTTTGAAACGTTCTTCCTCTTGTGGAAGTGGAAATTCGATGACATCATCAATACGGTCAGTTATAGCGCTGTCGAGATCACCGGGTCTATTGGTGGCTAAAACAAGAACAACGTCTCTTGATTGGTCTCCAGTTCTGAAGAGTAGTGCGTTTAACGCACTTCTTTGGGCTTCACTCATGTGTGTGCTATTACGTCTGCATCAGCGATATCATGCAACTGTCAGCAAGAGCAACAAACCCGAAACAGTTTATGAACTTTAGTAACTTACTCGCAAAGAAAAGCATCGGCCTCATCAATAAAAAGCAGCAACCCCctctttgacttctttgaccaatCAAATATCTCATGAATTTTAGTAACTGCTTGTGCACCGAGTGGAGCAACATCTCCACCTGTCATCATTGCGTAATCTAAGCCCTGAACAACACATGTACATAATATGAGCAAATTTTCATCATGCATAGAACATCTGCAAACCTATCAAATCAGGTGGCAATATGGGTGGTCAAGAGCGTTGAGTTGTGGGTCAAATGGGGAGGTCAACTTGTGTTAAACCCAAAACACTCGACCTCTTTAAAACAAATTGGAATGTTAAGTATTATGAAATTACCTTATTTCACTAATAATTTACATTACTGAATAAGATGATTTAGGAGGTCATGTATGCATTAGAAATACCCTTCGGACTGGACAACATGTAAACCAACTGATCCATTAAAGATAAAACCATCCCAATCATAAGTAAATGGATCGAGTTTGCCCCCTATAATTAtcatagagtaaaatgccattttcatccctgaggtttggccacttttgcgacatcgtccaaaggtttattttttcgcatctggatccaaaaggattGGAATCTTGCTATTTTCATTCGACTCCTTAACTCCGTCTGTTTTTAGCGTTACGTTAGGGGTATTTCCGTCATTTAgctatttttttgtttatttatatcAAAAATGGCAAAATTAAatgacggaaatacccctgacttgacgttaaaaaatgaatggagttaacgagtcggttgaaaatggcaagatttcaaaccttttggatccagatgcgaaaaaacaaacctctAGAAGTAAGttgccaaacctcagggacaaaaatggcattttactcattaTAGTAATTCACAAAACGGGATAACATATCCAAAAGGTTTTGCTGCTGATTTTTGAGAAGCAAAATATTTGAAACATGTTTCTTCAGCTTACCGATTTTCGGGCTATTTCTCTAGCAACCAAAGTTTTGCCGGTACCAGGAGGCCCATAAAAGAGCATGTTGCGAAACGGTGCTTGATGGGACTTAGTATTTGCGGTAGCTCGAGCAAGATGCTCTATTCTCCTCTGCAAAGAAGGATGAAGTATGATATTCCCGAATTTATGTTTATTTTCCACAGAATTTGATTTTCCCAAATTAGTGATTTTTTGTGTTCCTTTAGTTACTATCCCTGACCATGGGAATTTTGCCATAGATGATTCCCTAATCAATGATGGTTGTCCAAGAATCCGGTTTACGTATCCCCACATCACTCTCGCGCCTTCCCTGAAATTATGCAGTGAAGTGTAACAACCAAATTTGTATCATCAGTACGCTGCTAGTAAAATACCATTTGCTACACAAATAATGGCAACTTAAGcactaaggtagtgtttggtatgctgAAAGATTAACTACATATTTTTTATCGTACTCTTCTTTTGAGATTTTTTCTAATACTTTATGAATAAATTGTTATTTGGCAAATAGCTTTTTTTCAATTTAAATGTGTACTGATTAGATATATAATGCATTATCTTGGTTTATATAATACAAAAACTTGTTGTATAAACtgatatttattaaaaaaaaatattcataaagaaatattttatcTTTTCTCAGCATGTCATGTCTAATTGTAACTTGTATGCGCATGACtgaaaaataagataaattgCATATTAAACAACATACTTGAATGATTTGACTCAAGTTTGAAGTACCTAGTTGTATAAACTCCTGCAGCTAAGGCAGTAACTCCACCAACGGTCATTACTAGCTTGCTTCTATCCGTCAACAACATCCTCACGCCACCTAtgaaaaaacaaaagaaacaaaaaaagaaaGTTAACAATTTGTGATATAAGGGAATGGTTAACTGTTGTTTAGCATTTTATTACCTTCAACATGACTAAAAGTTGTGTTGATTGCTGCAAGCCATTTTTCCTTTTCACCATTTACTCGTTCTATAAGCATCCTTCTGTTATGGTCCTCAGTTAGTTTTGCTTCATGGGCCCGACCTTCAGCTTCAGCCATGGCTTTAACTCTAATGGTTTCACGCTCTATCTCAGCTCTCTCTTTCTCTGTCTGTCTTTGTTGAGCTTGAATCTGTTCTTCAGTTGCTCGTCTTGCTTGTTCTTTCCGTATTAAAGACTCTTCTTGCATCCTTGCCAGCTCAGCATTGTGTTGTCTTTGAGCCTCATGATCTGTCTACAAATATTATCGatgataaaaaaaatcaaactaaTGAGCATAGTCAGAATATAGTATTCACTTTCAATGAAAGAGGCTTCAAATAACGAACTGAACCTGCATCCTCTTCCTAGCCAATTCATCTTCATATCGCAATAACTGGGCCTTAGCTTGTGATTGCTGTTGTACTAAATTCCTTTGCTCTTCAGCAAGTTTTTGCTGCCTTTCCTGCATGTGAAGAAATGCATTAGAAAGCACGGGAATGTAAGACGCTTTTTGAGGCCAAGTACTTTCATTCAAACCTGGGCAAGGGGAATATCTTTATATATTTGGTGTAAAGTAGAGGGAGTAAGTAACATTTTccattcaaaaaaatatatatatcaatatGAATAATTGACATAAAAAATTACTCACAATATCAAGTTGAGCCTGAATAGCTTCCTGATGAGCCTTCTCTGCCGCCAACTCAGTAAGACGAGCTTGCTCCTGCTTTCTCATCAACTCAAATACCTAACAAAAATAAACAGATCTTTCTCTGAGGCTCTGAAAAACCCATGCATTTGTAAGGACAAAGGTTTCCATAGACATACAGCATGTTGTTACAACAAGTAAACATTTATAACCATTTTCACAAACAAAATCATGCAAACAGCATTTATCAATAACTTCCATCCCTAATTTTCTTCCTAACCTAACTAAATGAAAAATGTTAAGCAGCAATTTAATCCTAACTTTCATACTCACAAAGCTCAGCATTCCAAGTAGAATTGAATACATATGTTATAAACTTATAataccaaaaactaaatttgctCATAACTAGATACAAATTTAGTTAAGCGCAAAGCATTAATCTAGATACAAAGTCTAATAATGAAAACACTAGTACTTTCATCTACTATCAACTATGTTGTAAACATTGAATACAAAGAGAAGAACAAGAACCAGTTCAAATCATTCACCTGTTTGGATAAAGGAGAACTATTGATTTCTCTGAGTGCTTTAGCGCCTCTTTCAAGAGCTTCAGGATCAAATCCGCCTTTAGAATCCTCAACTTCCGGCTTAGGATCCGCGTTTGAAGGCTTCGAATCCGATTGAGGCGTCTGAGCTGGAGTCGGAGATTGAGCGAACGGATTGAAGCGATACGACGGAGCATCGGCGTAGGCGAAAGTGGTGGTTGATGCGGCAGCAACGGCCGCCATAGCTGCCAACGATGCGAGCTTTGAAGCCGCCATTGACGGAGTGTAAAGATGTAAACCCTATCTACACCTCAATTGAGTGGAatgtgttgaagatttggtggtGGAAGCATAAATGAATGATAAACCCCTTTTGCAAGTTTAGGGTTTTAAGAAATTGGAACAAGGAGTGAGTGAAGGagaatttggtcattttaagagGGGTTTACGGTTGGAAGTTTTCTTGCACAACAGGCTAGGCCCAAAAACGACTTTTAAAGTGGAAAAGAAATTGAGggtaatttatttttttatatgttaatattttttttaatcgtATTAACGACTATTTCATTCTCTTAAATTCGAGCAccctattgctatagttttttttttttaaattacaagATTTTTGTTGGTGCATAGATGTccgttaacttcgtctttatcaagtcttgtattgtattagatagatcagggcacggaaatcgagaaaacAGTATTTTagggtaatttcgcttgaaatggtcattatgacatttcaaacgaaattagatgtttcatgcgaaattactaattccgcacggaattaagtaatttcgtatgaaaggtaattccgtttgaaatggtttcatgcggaattagtctTCCTATAAATACTGGACTTGTCGTGTCATTTGTAACGGAATTAGAGAGTTGTTTTCAGAGCCGAGCTGCTGCCGGATTGTCATT is from Helianthus annuus cultivar XRQ/B chromosome 9, HanXRQr2.0-SUNRISE, whole genome shotgun sequence and encodes:
- the LOC110878895 gene encoding ATPase family AAA domain-containing protein 3, whose amino-acid sequence is MAASKLASLAAMAAVAAASTTTFAYADAPSYRFNPFAQSPTPAQTPQSDSKPSNADPKPEVEDSKGGFDPEALERGAKALREINSSPLSKQVFELMRKQEQARLTELAAEKAHQEAIQAQLDIERQQKLAEEQRNLVQQQSQAKAQLLRYEDELARKRMQTDHEAQRQHNAELARMQEESLIRKEQARRATEEQIQAQQRQTEKERAEIERETIRVKAMAEAEGRAHEAKLTEDHNRRMLIERVNGEKEKWLAAINTTFSHVEGGVRMLLTDRSKLVMTVGGVTALAAGVYTTREGARVMWGYVNRILGQPSLIRESSMAKFPWSGIVTKGTQKITNLGKSNSVENKHKFGNIILHPSLQRRIEHLARATANTKSHQAPFRNMLFYGPPGTGKTLVAREIARKSGLDYAMMTGGDVAPLGAQAVTKIHEIFDWSKKSKRGLLLFIDEADAFLCERNSTHMSEAQRSALNALLFRTGDQSRDVVLVLATNRPGDLDSAITDRIDDVIEFPLPQEEERFKLLKLYLHKYLYEEDDQKKSKWHSLFNKKTQKIVVKDLSDDVIREAAKKTEGFSGREVAKLIASVQAAVYGRPDCSLDSQLFMEIVDYKVGEHHQRIELANAGSQLA